One window of Bacillus alkalicellulosilyticus genomic DNA carries:
- a CDS encoding RraA family protein codes for MSQLGFRILPLRARPDKSIVEQFKNIPTPLLSDNMNRLQGASSSIRPFHKSKKIVGTAFTVKTRAGDNLMVHKAIDMAQPGDVIIVDAGGEMTQAILGEIMLRLAKKNGIAGFVIDGTIRDSEAFKEHDFPCFARGVTHRGPYKEGPGEINVPITVANMLVNPGDIIVGDDDGLLAVPLKHASEVLQDSLSQLKKEQTIFAQIENGTVDRSWIDETLKQKGCAFL; via the coding sequence ATGAGCCAGTTAGGATTTCGAATTTTGCCTTTACGAGCTAGACCGGATAAATCAATCGTAGAACAGTTTAAGAATATCCCCACCCCACTTCTTAGTGATAATATGAACCGTTTACAGGGTGCATCGTCTTCAATTCGACCTTTTCATAAATCCAAGAAAATTGTTGGTACTGCTTTTACCGTAAAAACTCGAGCTGGTGATAATCTCATGGTACATAAAGCTATTGATATGGCACAGCCAGGAGATGTGATCATTGTTGATGCTGGTGGAGAAATGACGCAAGCGATATTAGGTGAAATCATGTTACGACTTGCGAAAAAGAACGGCATTGCTGGCTTTGTTATAGACGGTACAATTCGTGATTCAGAAGCGTTTAAGGAACATGATTTCCCCTGTTTTGCTAGAGGTGTGACCCATCGTGGTCCGTATAAGGAAGGTCCCGGTGAAATCAATGTACCGATTACTGTAGCAAATATGCTAGTGAATCCTGGTGACATTATTGTTGGAGATGATGATGGCTTACTAGCCGTTCCATTAAAGCATGCTTCAGAGGTTTTACAGGACAGTCTTTCTCAATTAAAAAAAGAACAAACCATTTTTGCGCAAATTGAAAACGGAACAGTCGACAGAAGCTGGATCGATGAAACATTGAAGCAAAA